A stretch of the Archangium violaceum genome encodes the following:
- a CDS encoding diacylglycerol/lipid kinase family protein, with product MLVQPLRSVDPRQIPSVTGAPEHKVAVLLNANARKVDARVVKSLSHLVPEQDLFLSRSELDCRRIVQTVLERNYPMVFTGGGDGTFQCFVNEVFRQLDPRGRFAGRRAPRFGVLKLGTGNGLATFVNAGSGSDGILQDVVRARAGEVPGYRRMDLLLVDGQRTPFAGLGVDGKVLNDYIWVKSNLGRGFFKKMLSGPGGYFSAVAFKTAPHYLTNSTWVECEITNGQAGEAYRVGPDGNPVGAPIAPGQTIFRGELMMAAAATMPFYGYGFRMFPFAGERRGMMQLRLGQLQATSVLANLPKLWAGRWFPEGIRDFYASEVTIRFARPMPFQVGGDAAGYREEVKLSVAPETVELLDFHGAVN from the coding sequence ATGCTGGTACAGCCACTTCGGTCCGTGGATCCGCGCCAGATTCCGTCCGTCACCGGTGCTCCCGAGCACAAGGTCGCGGTGCTGCTGAACGCCAACGCCCGCAAGGTGGACGCACGGGTGGTGAAGTCCCTCTCGCACCTGGTGCCGGAGCAGGATCTGTTCCTGTCGCGCTCGGAGCTGGACTGCCGGCGCATCGTCCAGACGGTGCTCGAGCGCAACTACCCGATGGTGTTCACGGGTGGCGGAGACGGGACGTTCCAGTGCTTCGTGAACGAGGTGTTCCGCCAGTTGGATCCGCGGGGCCGTTTCGCCGGCAGGCGCGCGCCGCGCTTCGGCGTGCTGAAGCTGGGCACGGGCAATGGCCTGGCCACGTTCGTGAACGCGGGCAGTGGCTCGGACGGGATCCTCCAGGACGTGGTGCGGGCGCGCGCCGGCGAGGTGCCGGGCTACCGGCGGATGGATCTCCTGCTGGTGGACGGCCAGCGCACGCCGTTCGCGGGCCTGGGCGTGGATGGGAAGGTGCTCAACGACTACATCTGGGTGAAGAGCAACCTGGGCCGCGGCTTCTTCAAGAAGATGCTGTCGGGCCCGGGCGGCTACTTCTCGGCGGTGGCCTTCAAGACGGCGCCGCACTACCTGACGAACTCGACGTGGGTGGAGTGCGAGATCACCAACGGCCAGGCCGGAGAGGCGTACCGGGTGGGGCCGGATGGCAACCCGGTGGGCGCGCCCATCGCCCCGGGGCAGACGATCTTCAGGGGCGAACTGATGATGGCGGCGGCGGCGACGATGCCCTTCTACGGGTACGGCTTCCGGATGTTCCCGTTCGCGGGGGAGCGCCGGGGGATGATGCAGCTGCGCCTGGGCCAGCTTCAGGCCACCAGCGTCCTGGCGAACCTGCCGAAGCTGTGGGCGGGCCGCTGGTTCCCCGAGGGCATCCGGGACTTCTACGCGAGCGAGGTGACCATCCGCTTCGCCAGGCCCATGCCCTTCCAGGTGGGCGGGGACGCGGCCGGCTACCGCGAGGAAGTGAAGCTGAGCGTGGCCCCCGAGACGGTGGAGCTGCTGGACTTCCACGGCGCGGTGAACTGA
- the dnaK gene encoding molecular chaperone DnaK yields MGKIIGIDLGTTNSVVAIMEGREPKVLTNEEGSRTTPSVVAFAKDGERLVGQVAKRQAITNPERTIYSIKRFMGRRYEETTEEAKLVPYKVVRGPHGDARVEIDGKQYSAPEISAQVLLKLKRAAENYLGEKVTEAVITVPAYFNDAQRQATKDAGEIAGLTVRRIVNEPTAAALAYGLDKKKDEKIAVYDFGGGTFDISILEVGENVVEVLATNGDTHLGGDNIDHALMDWLIAEFKKDTGIDVSKDKMVLQRLKEAAEKAKIELSSTMETEINLPFLTADASGPKHLNVRLTRAKFEAMIDSLVERSLEPCRKCLKDSGVDLKDLNEVVLVGGSTRIPKVQEAVKRLFGKEPNRSVNPDEVVAVGAAVQAGVLAGEVKDILLLDVTPLSLGVETLGGVMTKLIERNTTIPTRKSETFSTAADGQTQVEIHILQGEREMAGDNRSLGRFHLTGIPPAPRGVPQIEVTLDIDANGILNVSAKDKATGKEQKVTITHSSGLAKDEVEKMVNAAKENEAADKARRELVEVKNQAEAQVYAAEKMVKENREKLSADAVSTLESAIKAVNEVREGQDKDAIKGALDRLQQASYKVAEEMYKATGGAPGEGAPPPGADAGAAPGSSAKPKDDVVDAEFRQS; encoded by the coding sequence GTGGGCAAGATTATCGGCATCGACCTGGGCACCACCAACAGCGTGGTGGCGATCATGGAGGGTCGCGAGCCCAAGGTTCTCACCAATGAGGAGGGGAGCCGCACCACGCCCTCGGTCGTCGCGTTCGCGAAGGATGGGGAGCGTCTGGTGGGGCAGGTGGCCAAGCGTCAGGCCATCACCAACCCCGAGCGGACCATCTACTCCATCAAGCGCTTCATGGGCCGGCGGTACGAGGAGACCACCGAGGAGGCGAAGCTCGTCCCTTATAAGGTGGTGCGCGGCCCCCATGGTGACGCGCGCGTGGAGATCGATGGAAAGCAGTACAGCGCGCCGGAGATCTCCGCGCAGGTGCTGCTCAAGCTGAAGCGTGCCGCCGAGAACTACCTGGGCGAGAAGGTCACCGAGGCGGTCATCACCGTTCCGGCCTACTTCAACGACGCCCAGCGCCAGGCGACCAAGGACGCGGGCGAGATCGCCGGCCTCACCGTGCGGCGCATCGTGAACGAGCCGACCGCGGCGGCGCTGGCGTACGGTCTGGACAAGAAGAAGGACGAGAAGATCGCCGTCTACGACTTCGGCGGCGGCACGTTCGACATCTCCATCCTGGAGGTGGGCGAGAACGTGGTCGAGGTGCTCGCCACCAACGGTGACACCCACCTGGGCGGCGACAACATCGATCACGCGCTCATGGACTGGCTGATCGCCGAGTTCAAGAAGGACACCGGCATCGACGTCTCCAAGGACAAGATGGTGCTCCAGCGCCTGAAGGAGGCGGCGGAGAAGGCGAAGATCGAGCTGTCCAGCACGATGGAGACGGAGATCAACCTGCCGTTCCTCACGGCGGACGCCTCCGGTCCCAAGCACCTCAACGTCCGGCTGACGCGGGCCAAGTTCGAGGCGATGATCGACAGCCTCGTCGAGCGCTCGCTGGAGCCGTGCCGCAAGTGCCTGAAGGACTCGGGCGTGGACCTCAAGGACCTCAACGAGGTCGTGCTGGTGGGTGGCTCCACGCGCATCCCGAAGGTGCAGGAGGCGGTGAAGCGGCTGTTCGGCAAGGAGCCGAACCGCTCGGTGAACCCGGACGAGGTGGTGGCGGTGGGCGCGGCGGTGCAGGCCGGCGTGCTCGCGGGCGAGGTGAAGGACATCCTGCTGCTGGACGTCACCCCGCTGTCGCTGGGCGTGGAGACGCTGGGTGGCGTGATGACGAAGCTCATCGAGCGCAACACCACCATCCCCACCCGCAAGTCGGAGACGTTCTCCACGGCGGCGGATGGCCAGACGCAGGTGGAGATCCACATCCTGCAGGGCGAGCGCGAGATGGCCGGTGACAACCGGAGCCTCGGCCGCTTCCACCTGACGGGGATTCCTCCGGCGCCGCGCGGCGTGCCGCAGATCGAGGTGACGCTGGACATCGACGCCAACGGCATCCTCAACGTCAGCGCCAAGGACAAGGCGACGGGCAAGGAGCAGAAGGTCACCATCACCCACTCGTCCGGTCTGGCCAAGGACGAGGTCGAGAAGATGGTGAACGCGGCCAAGGAGAACGAGGCCGCGGACAAGGCTCGCCGCGAGCTGGTCGAGGTGAAGAACCAGGCCGAGGCGCAGGTGTACGCCGCGGAGAAGATGGTGAAGGAGAACCGCGAGAAGCTCTCGGCGGACGCGGTGTCGACGCTCGAGTCGGCCATCAAGGCCGTCAACGAGGTGCGCGAGGGCCAGGACAAGGACGCCATCAAGGGCGCGTTGGATCGGCTGCAGCAGGCCAGCTACAAGGTGGCCGAGGAGATGTACAAGGCCACGGGCGGCGCTCCTGGCGAGGGTGCTCCGCCTCCGGGCGCCGACGCGGGTGCGGCTCCGGGCAGCTCGGCCAAGCCGAAGGACGACGTGGTGGACGCCGAGTTCCGCCAGTCGTAA